The Coffea arabica cultivar ET-39 chromosome 2c, Coffea Arabica ET-39 HiFi, whole genome shotgun sequence genome includes the window TGCCAATTCTTTAGCTGAAATGCGCAGAGGCTAAGACAATATGAAGCCGGATTCATTTTTTTCTGAAACAAGGGCCAAAGGAcaccaaacttttttttttgcataagcTCTGAGAATCCTTGCAGGTTCTAGGAATGTATTGCATCCCAGAGGAAGTAATTAGTTTTCCAACAATGCGGAAATGTATTTTGGAAATTCACCATCCATACGTTCTGACTTCTGATATGATAGAAGACGCCGTATTGATCCCATAAACTTACAAACTCCCCGTCCACCCAACACAGAGGCCGGAAGGTTATTTCCACAAAATTTATAGTGGCATTCCAAATTAAACAATAGCACATGATTGGATTGGTACCAATCCAATCCAATCATCATAGCGATTGAGGTGTATTTAGATGAAGAAGCAACCTAAaccagaaaaggaaaaggagaagaCAAAAGGAACTAGAcaatgaagaaaaaagagacGCCTAAAAATTGACATCTAAACGATTATTGTAAACTGCCCGAGGAAAAAGAGCTCTCATAGAAAagtttcaaataacttcaagatAACCTGAATTAAAAGAAACCTAAATGATGGTGGAAACAGGTCTGAACACAGACCTGAAAACACAAAAACAAGGAAGAAAGGAATGTTTTTTAATGGGCACAAACAAGGAGAgcagaaaaagaatgaaagaagcGAAAAATGGCTAAGAAACCAATTAGCGGAAGAGAAGTGCCAAACCCCCAAAATTAACAGAGATGGCCATAATCTACGGAAATACAAACTGACAAAATCCAGACCACGAATAAGCATTAACTGACAAAATCCAAACTTTCATCCATACTTGAGACTGCCAGGCAATCCCACACAACCAACTCCAATCAAATCCCAAGAAGTCACAAAGTTATGGTCATTCTTTGACTGCTAGTAGAAAACTTATCGTATCCAGACAAGacaaaaacaataaataacACAAGCAGCTAAAAAGCACTTACTTTGGGTGATGGATGACAAAGTTTTCCTGCAAACCCAATATGGGACTCGATGTCATGAGGATGTCTGCGCCCAGCAGACGGTGTCAAAGCTGATGATGTTGGTCTGAGGAACCTCTCAAAGATCGCCATTACTAGAAACATTGAGATGAGAATTGCAGTGGCCACAAACCCAAAAGACACAGCATTGACTGAGTTATCAAAGTGCCTCCAGTGATCATCTTTTTGTATGTAAAGTGGTGCACCATTTGGTGACCATCCCATTCCCTCTtctgctcctcctcctcccaTCTTTTTTCTACACCTttaagaactccaaatttcaGAACTAGGAAAAAAGGGTAACAATCACAAACATAATGTGGTGATCAAAAGACTGAGAGAACATATGCAAGAAGACAGTTATGGCAGTTCAAAAAGATGGGGAACTAAATGAGAAGCTTGACTAGAAAATGCTTTTTGAAGCAAGAACAGTGGTTAAAATGCTGAGGAGAGTGAGGACTGAGGAAAGGGTACAAATTTGTTGCTTCAGTCTTGAGACAGAGATGTTGAAGAAGAGAGAGCTTTGGGATTTGGACAGAGAAAAGTTAGATAAGGAGTAAGGAAGGCTTGTGCTATACTGCTGCGGTTTGTGCGTTTTATCGTTCTTCCATTCAGTCATTTAGCTGTGCAGTGAAAAAGAAGTTGAATACTTTGGAAATATGAAAGCATCTAAGTGAATTTCTTTGGAGTGGATCGCTATTCAGGATTTCTTGAAATTTCACTCAAAGGTGCAAATATATTCCTTTCATTCGGTAACAGTTCAGTCCCTCCAAATTTTCTATTGACTTCATTGACCCCCTTTTTTTCAGTATACAGTAAGAATAAGATTAGACGTAAAATAGAATTTATgatatgtcaaaaaaaaaacaaagaatgaATAACTGTTGCGTTTGTGTGCTGAATGCTGACTGTTTGACATATGAGTCGTCGTTTCTTTTACAGAGGCAGGCAAGCCTAAAGAACTTAAGCCTTAACTTCTGGACTAATTTGATATACTACTATTAACTACTCTATTTTGGCAATATTTCAGCTACTTTGTCCTCCCAAATACAAAAACCCCACCTAATAAGAACCCCTTCCCTTAATTGAAGGCATAGGTGtcataaataaaactccactagTTTGACCTCTAGTTAGGTAGTGCCTTATTGGCCTAATTGGATTCTTAGGACTTTCCAAGAAGTAGTTACCTGCGGGCTCCCTCCTAATTTTTTCGACACGCA containing:
- the LOC113725950 gene encoding uncharacterized protein, which produces MGGGGAEEGMGWSPNGAPLYIQKDDHWRHFDNSVNAVSFGFVATAILISMFLVMAIFERFLRPTSSALTPSAGRRHPHDIESHIGFAGKLCHPSPKMPTSAREVSVLMPGEDMPTFIAHPAPVPCPPERIRWPSHQHHSFPKSAMDPNSSTSSGSM